Genomic segment of Bos mutus isolate GX-2022 unplaced genomic scaffold, NWIPB_WYAK_1.1 CTG1604, whole genome shotgun sequence:
atattctttggaaggactgatgttaaagctaaaactctaatactttggctacttaatgtgaaaaactgactcattggaaaagaccctggtgctgggaaagattgaatgcaggaggagaaggggaagacagaggatgaaatggttggatggcatcactgattttaTGGACACAACTTTGAGCAAgctttaggagttggtgatggacggggaagcctagtgtgctgcagtccatgaggtctcaaagagtcagacacaactgagagactgaattgaactgaaacaatCAAATGTTTTGAGAGATGACAAATGCCTAGATATCTATTTGTTCAATTCAGTAGTTATGATTCTTAGGTTAAAAACTCAATTCCTAAAAGATTCCTAAGTTCTTTGCAGTGCTAATATTCTGTAATTATGAGATGAGtgataaatattttgaacttCACATGTTTTCAGCTGAATTCCTAGCCCTTACTCCCCCAAACAGATTGAACTGCTCATTTCTCTTATTATTAGTAAATTCTACTGAAGCCACACATTTAGAATCAACCTActctccttctctcctgcctcctcttcaAAATTCCAAGGAATCCTCATGTCCCTGTCTTCAAAACATTCCCTGAATCTGAGCCCTTTTCACCACCTCCACTGGCAACATCTTGGTCAAACTACTACCATTTTtgccaaaaatatttcaaaatccttcaaactggTCTACACATTTGTTCCTCTATAGTTTATTTTCAATGTATCAGTCAGTATTGTTTACAAAAATAAGGGAATTCATGTAActcttgttcttaaaaaaaaaaaaaaaaaaactatgaatttactaatttatttaaagTTAAAGTCAAAGTCTGTACAGTGGTCTCAATGTCCTTCACAAGCAGGCCCTTCATTACCTACAGATCCTTACCTTCTACGACACCCTCctcctttatttctgtttcaacCTCATAGACTTTCTCAATGTTTCTTAAGAATAGCAGCCCTGGCACAGCATCAGATATATTGGATCTATCTGCTCCCCAGTGTAAACACTATTCCCCAGATGTTTGCAAGATTCACACTCTCATCTTCTTTAAGTTTCTATCAAATGACACTTTCTGGCATTTCTGCCCATCCTCAtcaatctattttaaattttatattcctttcccaTCAACAATCCCCATCCTTCTTATTCTGCTCAGATCCTGCCCTTTTTCCCCAGACataagattctgatgctgggaaagactgaaagcaaaaggagaaggggatggcagaggttgaaatggctagatagcatcattggctcaatggacatggatttgagcaaactctgggaaacagggGAGGACCTGagagtctggagtgctgcagtccatggggtcacttacAGAGTCAGTCAGTGACTGGACAACTGCAATCCTCTCCTTTTGCTTAAGTTTATTGTCCCTCTTTCTTCACCAGAATGTAACAACACAGGTCAGAAagacttttctgttttgtttactgctgtatTCCAAAGTATAGAACAGTTCTTAGCATGTAATTGGCACTTgattaatatttctgaaattaattAATGAGTAAGTACCTTTATAATTTAAATGTGTCTCCTTTCTAACCTTGCTCAAACTCCCCAGGACACATCTTCCCTCAAGTGGTCAGTGTATTACATCACATGAAAAGGAAGAGTAAATAAAGAGAAGATTCATAACCACCAAGAGGGactaaaataatttctgaatttgagataatttgcaattaaaaaatgaataaaataagcaacaaagaAAATGTCAGAGCCAGTCCTGTTGAGCCTCCCATATAAAAGGACTTCATATGTTGTGTGATCCCTGAAGCatctctgtccctttctccctttcactGGAGCACTTAAAATTTGAGGGAAGAATGCATCCttctaggaaaaagaaaaatgcatcctGTTTGAGCAGCACAGAAAACTAGAGGCATGTCTTTTTGCCTCTTATTTTCTCTACTGTGTACATGAATATATGATGACCCAGCATAGCTACCAGACTGAATTAGAACTCTAAATGAGGGTTATATAACACGAACGAAATTCAAGTtagaagactgtgtgtgtgtgtgtgtgtgtgtgtgtgtgttgtgtttgcATAAGAATGACCCTTTGAGAGCCAGGCCAGACTGTCTGAGGTCACAGAAAGCCAGAGCACTTAGCTGCCCCTGACCCTGGTTGCTTACCCTTGATCTTGAAGGACACTCCTGGACTTCCCTCTCCTCTGATGCTTTGGGGAGCTGTGTTAGATCTAATATAAGTGTTTCCTAAATGGTCCATTGGGACCTCTTCCGCAGAGCATCCCAGAAATATGTGCCTCCCTCTCCAAAGACACAATTGGAGCTCATTTGGAGCATGGGGATAGTGTATTAATTAGGATATGGTAAAATGAGGAGCtgccgggagcaggagctccacccatgacaaaggtcatgaggaaggataACAAAGGCGGATCGAAATCAGGAGTCCCCTGGAAATTAGAagatctaccccaaaaccagagtctacctactttctgctttgtgctctcacctacacctctgagtTTATGGGGGCTGTTtgctctctctgaaaaagagttaacttacagctccagagAGTTCCTGGATGGCCAAACTCTTTGAAGGTCAGCCTGCCTGAAAGGCCAGAGCACATGTGATTagcagagcctcccaactgtgaccCTGAgttgttctaaactgtctaaatacagattcctctgcagttaaaagattgattagaaattgtattgtgAAGGGTTTTCATTTGTTGTGCCAATGTTTgctgcttccctgtcctctacctgCTTTGGgggtccctggcagtgtattgatctAATATAACTGTTTCCtcagtagctttaatgtttgtaacctggactcttgagttaattctttttgttgcagccCAGAaatttgccctataggaatgcctttaatgcttttggagggtggtcctgactaatcacctttagaaaaaataagttttctgaagaaagggtcttaaaatgttaacattgatgcaaatcacctaaacttttgcatatgatggagaaagcctggcttactgcctgactctaccccttccccattatcctctatgcataaagGTATAAAAACTATTTAAGCCTTAGgatgaaacttggtctccccataaaatctttctctcaccttctggctgaattattccgcctctttttccactgaatttcctcactgagctattcTCATTCTATtaatctttatatctttgatgaatatttaaataaataggtcaccaatgccgtctctccttcgaataccctggatcagccggggctggaccctggtaaGGAGCATTTCATTAAAAGTCCCCTCTCAAAATGAATATGTCAAATGCAATCATacctgtgtgtgactgtgtgtgtgggcttcccaggtggcgctagggtaaagaacctgcctgcaaatgcaggagaccttggaggcacagtttcagtccctgggttgggaagattacctggagaggggcatggcaatccacagtattcttgcctggagcatcacatggacagaggagcctggcaggctatggtccatagggttgcagagttggacaggactgaattgACCAGGCACACACAGCATTTGcgtgataaaaacaaacaaaaaaattctccaaattgTACTAATTGTATTTTCTAGATATTATCATGTGATTCATAGTGTTTTTCCCTCTCCTATGTTTCACTATCTGTCCAGGCTACACTTCCTTGTCTCATTCATCAGGAAACACTACCCATTCTTGGGGCCATGGTTTGAATCGCAACcctctaaaattcatatattgaagatcTAACCTCCAGCAAATTCAAATGTGACTGAATTTGGAGATAGAGCCTTTATAAAGGAAATTCAGttaaaatgagatggttagaatgAACCTTAATGCAATCTGACTGGTacctttataaaaacaaacaaaaatggaaacaggaaAAGAGATACCAGGGATGCTTttgcactcatgcacacacacacacacacacacacacacacacagatccaaGCCAGGACAAAGTAAGAAAGTGACCAAGTGCCAGCAAATGAAAAAGACGTCAGAACAAACCAACCATGCTGGCTCATTGATCTTGGCCTTTCAGCCTCCAGAGTtgtgagaaatatatttcaattgtTTATGACAGTCAGTCTCTGGTATTTTGATATGGCAGCCCTGACAAACTCTAAATCCTCTCTTGGATGTAAAGCTTTTGAAATCTTTTTACCTCTCTAATTATCTATCTTTATCTTCTTCTCCATTTCTGTTTCATGGAGCAGCTCTTCTTTTgccattcattcttttatttctttgggaaaatagtattttattggAAGCTTGCCATGACTCTAAATATAGTGTTTCTTTCCTATATATGCTGTCAAGGAAATCTTTATTTCACAGtaagcaaaaatatgaaaatcagaaaagaaaaataaatttattttgaatggCATTTTACAGTAGATATTGTACTTATGAACTTTCAACTAGCACTAACTCATAACAAATGAATAAGTACCTCTGGAATCAAAAAATCTGTGTTTGTGTTATTTTATCTTACCTATGATTTATCTGATTGGAACCAAGAGATTTCATCTGTCTAGTCATGACAGTGATTGCATAACCAATACTATTATACTTACAATTAATTAATAAGCTgtcaattgtaaaaaaaaaaaaaaaaaaaaaaaacctctcagaaTTCCAGTACTATAGACTCTGTTCTGAGCTAGCATGCCTAGTAGTTTTTCCAATTGCCACagactgatttatttttaaaaatattcaagaacATCAGTGCTGacttaaaaagacaaatacaggCTGGTATTTCTACATTattcagtgattttatttttgcttaatttatttatttctgagatTTACAGACTgttatcaataaaatagaaactaatctgcaaaacacaaaacaagcaaaaaaaaaaaccactttgtttaccaagttcagttcagttcagttgctcagttgtgtccgactctttgtgaccccatgaactgcagcacaccaggcctccctgtccatcaccaactcccagagttcactcaaactcatgtccattgagttggtgatgccatccagccatctcatcctctgttgtccccttctcctcctgcccccaatccctcccagcctcagagtcttttccagtgagtcaactcttcccatcaggtggccaaagtattgaggtttcagcttcagcatcagtccttccaatgaacacccaggactgatcttctttaggatggactggttggatctccttgcagtccaagggactctcaagtatcttctcccatggcaaaccacttcagtattcttgccttgagaaccccatgaacagtatgaaaaggcaaaatgataggatattgaaagaggaactccccaggttggtaggtttccaatatgctactggagatcagtggagaaataactccagaaagaatgaagggatggagccaaagcaaaaacaatacccagttgtggatgtgactggtgatagaagcaaggtctgatgctataaagagcaatattgcataggaacctggaatgttaggtccatgaatcaaggcaaattggaagtggtcaaacaggagatggcaggagtgaacgtcgacattctgggaatcagtgaactaaaatggactggaatggtgaatttaactcagatgaccattatacctccTGTTTACCAAAGCCTTTGCTAAAGAAACTTTGCTCTATCTAACATTTTCCTCAAGGCATCTTTAACATCTTTATTTCTTAAGCTATAGATCAAGGGATTCAACAAGGGAATCACCACTGTGTAGAACACAGACAccactttttccctctccagggcataGCTGGTACTTGGCCGGGAGTAAATGAAGAGAATTGACACATAGTACAAGGTGACAGCTGTCAGGTGAAagccacaggtggagaaggccttcAAGCGGCCTTGGGTGGAGCGGATCTTCAAGAGGGCAGCAATGATGAAGAAATAGGAGGCAAGGATAAGCACAGCAGGAGTGATGATGTTGGATGCAAGTATGAAATACAGCACAGCCTGGTAGCTTTCCTTCACATCACAGGCCAACTTGACAAGGGGGGGCAGGTCACAGAAGAAATCATCAATGACATTGTTCCTGCAGAAGCTCAAGGTAAATGTTTCACTGGTGATGATGGTTGAGTTCACAAAGCCACTAAAGTAGGCAGCTGCAGCAAGACTGGTACATAAATTTGGGGACATGGCCTGGGAGTAAAGTAGTGGGTTAGAGATGGCCACATAACGGTCATAAGCCATGGCAGCCAACAGGTAACACTCGCTGTTGGCCAGTCCAGCAGAGAAAAAGAACTGAGCTAGGCAGCCAGCAAAAGAGATGCGCTTGTCGTCAGAGATGCAGGTCATCAGGATTTGGGGGCATAGACGGAAGCATACCAGAGACCCAGGAATGAAAGATTCCCATTGAAGAAATACATGGGTGTGTGGAGCCAAGAATCAGCACAGATCAGAGAAATCAGGGTGATGTTCCCTAAAAGACTGCTGATATATATGATGAGGAAGATATAAAAGAGAACTGTCTGTAAACATGAGTCTGTCATAAATCCTAAAAGTATGAACTCCTTCACTGTGGtatattttttttcatccattgaatctgagtttttttttttcattcctttctgtaaaaaaaataatcaatatgtcaTGATTTAAGGTATTGATGTTATCAGCTTCCCCATTATATGTCATTTTAGATTGTTTAAATACTCA
This window contains:
- the LOC102266534 gene encoding LOW QUALITY PROTEIN: olfactory receptor 9G19 (The sequence of the model RefSeq protein was modified relative to this genomic sequence to represent the inferred CDS: inserted 1 base in 1 codon) codes for the protein MDEKKYTTVKEFILLGFMTDSCLQTVLFYIFLIIYISSLLGNITLISLICADSWLHTPMYFFNGNLSFLGLWYASVYAPKXLMTCISDDKRISFAGCLAQFFFSAGLANSECYLLAAMAYDRYVAISNPLLYSQAMSPNLCTSLAAAAYFSGFVNSTIITSETFTLSFCRNNVIDDFFCDLPPLVKLACDVKESYQAVLYFILASNIITPAVLILASYFFIIAALLKIRSTQGRLKAFSTCGFHLTAVTLYYVSILFIYSRPSTSYALEREKVVSVFYTVVIPLLNPLIYSLRNKDVKDALRKMLDRAKFL